DNA from Felis catus isolate Fca126 chromosome B3, F.catus_Fca126_mat1.0, whole genome shotgun sequence:
TTTCCCTTTAAAGGGGGCATTCCAAAAATTGCTCCTACTGCTCTCATCCCTTGGAAGGTTTGCTTTTAAAGTGAGTCCTGAAGTATGAGGGTTTGACAATAGGAAAGTTTAGAAAGCAGTTGGCTAGAAATCAGAGACTCCTCCCGTGCGTTTCATTTCAACCTGTTATATCCTGCTGTCGTGTGATGGGTACTAAAGCACATAAGTAGGGTGATCACTTAATTTTTTGAAGGATGGGAGAAGAGCATAAAAGTTGCtagttatatatgtgtgtgtgtgtgtgtgtgtgtgtgtgtgtgtgtgtgtatgaatgacCTACTCAACAAATGGCCTTCCCTTCTAGCTTCCAGGTGGTAGTTGGGACCATAATGGGTGCAGACTTACTCTGTTTTCTCCATTCAGGGTACAAATGTGGGTCACTGCAGTTTCTTGGATCACTAAAAGTACAAGCAGACTTCCTTAAAGTGTGTCACTGTGTTGTCTTCTCCCTTCCACAAGCATTCTCATTAGTGACCCCAGACCATAGCACAGTTGTTTATCTATGGTTTTGAAGTTGTGTGCTGTTCTGCTCCTGTCTGGTGAGACATTGTCTAAtctttttggattttattattatataatttagtgACGAGTTTAAttgggaaaaaaggggaaagatttATTTCCCTGGGTTTGCTGGTTTTTGctaatatcctggttgtgatccGGTGAGTGTTGACTTCAGGCACTTAAGGGCCAAACACCTATTTTTAGTGGCTGAAAGGAGCATGGATGGTAGGAACAGAGTCTTAAGTGTAGCCAGATGAAAGGTGAGTTTATTTTCTGTAGATAGGGTGGGCTGTGCACTGCCATGATCTGgtttataaaattattctaaaacaaCAGATCCTgttaaggatttttcttttttctttttctggacttTCTTTTGGCAGATGTGGCCTCATGGATGAGCTGGTACATGACTTAGCCTCAGCCTTGGAGCAGACATCTGAGCAGAATAAGCTTGGTGAGCTGTGGGAGGAGATGGCCCTGAGCCCTCGGCAGCAGAGGCGGCAGCTTCGCAAACGGAGAGGCCGGAAGCGCCGCTCGGACTTCACTCACCTGGCCGAGCATACCTGCTGCTACAGTGAGGCCTCTGAGTCGAGTCTCGATGAGGCCATTAAGGATTGTCGAGAAATGGCCCCTGTTGCCAATTTTAGTGACTCCGATGACACGATGGTAGCCAAACGGCACCCGGCTCTCAATGCCATTGTTAAGAGTAAGCAACACTCTTGGCACGAATCTGACTCCTTTACTGAAAATGCGCCCTGTCGACCCCTCCGGCGCCGGCGGAAAGTGAAGCGAGTGACATCAGAGGTGGCTGCCAGCCTTCAGCAGAAGCTCAAGGTGTCAGATTGGAGCTACGAGAGAGGCTGCAGGTTCAAGTCTGCTAAGAAGCAGCGTCTGTCCCGCTGGAAGGAGAATACTCCCTGGACCTCATCAGGTCATGGGTTGTGTGAATCAGCAGAAAATAGGACTTTCCTAAgcaaaacaggaaggaaagaaaggatggagTGTGAAGCAGATGAACAAAAACAGGGCTCTGATGAGAACATGTCAGAATGGTGAGATCTCTCTTACTAAGTCAAAGATTTGCCTGCTTATTTTTACCCCAGGTACAAATTTACAGTCGTGATGAGTTCAACTTTCAGAACTAGCCACTGCAATGTTGCCTTTGTAGCCCTCCTTTAACCAGTCAGCTAGAGTTTATCTCtagttttttaaagtacattcatGATTCTATTTCCCTAGGTCAAGAAAGCTTTATGTAATGAAACACAttgtttctaaaaattgtttaaaatgtgtaTCTCACATGCATAAccaagaattttgttttaaaaacagtttacTGCTGTTTATACCATGTAGTTCATACATCGATATTGTTAGAACCAGGGTCTCAGCAGaggctggtgtgtgtgtttgtgtatgtgagaAAATGCTGGTACTGGGCATGTGGAGTTTGTGTACGTTTCTGGTAAGCTTCCTTTACCCGTTAAGAGTCTCGACTTCAGATACCGGGCTATAATTCTGTTCTCTGCTACTTACGGTTTGACtctgttgagtttattttttatggctgacatCCACGTCATCTGAAAGACATGGTGGGGCTTTGAAAATAACAGTATTGAATCCCATTAGTTTTCAACCAAATGTCATTGAGCCATAAAAATTTGTGTCCATTGGATGCATCTTTAAAATGTCAGTGTAGATTTTGGTGACTTTGTTTTTTCCATCTCACATAGTCCTAGAAACATTGATAAGCCCCACCTCGATACTTTAATATTAATGTTTCTCAAGGAGGGTGctcttggtgtttttttgtttgtttgcttgttttttaatttttttttttcaatgtttatttatttttgggacagagagagacagagcatgagcggggggaggggcagagagagagggagacacagaatcagaaacaggctccaggctctgagccatcagcccagagcctgacgtggggctcgaactcacggaccgcgagatcgtgacctggctgaagtcagacgcttaaccgactgcgccacccaggcgccccggtgtttttttgtttgtttgcttttaatgtttatttattttgagagagagagagagagagagtgagagtgagagttggggaggggcagagagagagggagaggagagagagattcccaaccagggtccacactgtcagctctgagcccatcttggggctcagtctcacgaactgtgacatcatgacctgagctgaaatcaagagtcaggctaaTTTAACCTACTGAGGCATTGAGGTGGCCCTCTTGGTGTTTTGAATGGGGGCAGTTCTTTGTGGTGAGGGACCGTCCCATGCTTCACAGGCTATTTGGCATCTCTACATTGTTCCCATCCCCTTCATTGTATCAAACCACATGCCTTTGTGGGTGCTGCCTAGTGGGTTGGTGGTCCCAGGGGAATGTTCAGGACTGCGCCGTATGGCAGGCACTGCTTATTCGTACTTTATAGAAGAAGAGATGGAGGTTAATAGCGTTTAGATAATTTGCCCATGGTCACCCAGTGGCAAAACTAGGAATCAAATCTGATTCCATAGTTCATACTTAACCACCATGTTTTGCTGCCCTTTGGGTTTGCCTTTTCCACTGCTCTTTCCGTCTCTTCTTACCTTTTACAACTGTAGAATATCTGGCTTTTCTTAGGACTTTGCTTCTGAAGTTTGtctgaaaaacaaagacatgaaTCTTAGGAACTGTGTCGTGAGGCTGTGTCAGTAATCAGAAAGGCTGCGTAGGTCTTTATATAAGCCCATACCTTTTTCAGGGCGGTTTTTAGTCCAGCTTCAACAATTTTTCTCACTAACTTTGTATTTGTGGGTTTGCACAACTGGTTAGGCTTATAATACGGCTTCTCTAATTTTCCTCTAATGTATATCCTAAGACCTATTTAcccaatatatatgtgtaattttgggttacaaaggtttttttttatcatgctgtttttttatttaaaaaatatatttttaatgtttatttatttttgagagagagggagacacagagtgcaagtcagggaggggcagagagagagggagacacagaatccaaagcaggcttcacgctctgagctgtcagctcagagcccgacgtggggctcaaactcatgaaaccgtgagatcatgaccggagctgaatgaagtcagacacaccaactgaggcacccagttgCCCTTATCATGCTGTTTTTAATCAAACAAATGTTTAGTCAATTTACAGCCGT
Protein-coding regions in this window:
- the GPATCH2L gene encoding G patch domain-containing protein 2-like isoform X5, which encodes MDELVHDLASALEQTSEQNKLGELWEEMALSPRQQRRQLRKRRGRKRRSDFTHLAEHTCCYSEASESSLDEAIKDCREMAPVANFSDSDDTMVAKRHPALNAIVKSKQHSWHESDSFTENAPCRPLRRRRKVKRVTSEVAASLQQKLKVSDWSYERGCRFKSAKKQRLSRWKENTPWTSSGHGLCESAENRTFLSKTGRKERMECEADEQKQGSDENMSECETSSVCSSSDTGLFTNDEGRQGDDEQSDWFYEGECVPGFTVPNLLPKWAPDRCSEVERMDSGLDKLSDSTFLLPSRPAQRGYHARLNRLPGAAARCLRKGRRRLVGKETSISTLGTERIGHIISDPRQKEKNKALASDFPHISACAHEFNPLSPLYSLDVLADASHRRCSPAHCSARQANIHLGPPCSRDIKRKRKPVATASLSSPNAGFNCS
- the GPATCH2L gene encoding G patch domain-containing protein 2-like isoform X4, with translation MDELVHDLASALEQTSEQNKLGELWEEMALSPRQQRRQLRKRRGRKRRSDFTHLAEHTCCYSEASESSLDEAIKDCREMAPVANFSDSDDTMVAKRHPALNAIVKSKQHSWHESDSFTENAPCRPLRRRRKVKRVTSEVAASLQQKLKVSDWSYERGCRFKSAKKQRLSRWKENTPWTSSGHGLCESAENRTFLSKTGRKERMECEADEQKQGSDENMSECETSSVCSSSDTGLFTNDEGRQGDDEQSDWFYEGECVPGFTVPNLLPKWAPDRCSEVERMDSGLDKLSDSTFLLPSRPAQRGYHARLNRLPGAAARCLRKGRRRLVGKETSISTLGTERIGHIISDPRQKEQANIHLGPPCSRDIKRKRKPVATASLSSPNAVHVDVVEPTTPASQVQKSPNPEWLVRTSAAEKATDSAAATFFKMPPEKSPGYS